The genomic interval CTGCGACGTCTTTTCGCCGAAGGCTCTCTGGCGGCGATTTTCGTACCCATATTCTCGGAGCACCTTGAGTCGGGGGACAGGCGAGGGGCAAAGGACGCCCTGCGTTCCGCGTTCACTGTGCTTTTCATCATTCTCGTTTTAGTCGTGGCGCTGGGGATAATTTTTTCCCCCTGGCTGGTGAAGCTCTTCGCCTATGGATTTGATCAGAAGACTTTCGATCTGGCGGTCTATCTTAACAGGCTTGTTTTCCCCTACGTGCTTTTTATATCTCTTACGGCTCTCGCGATGGGGGTTCTTAACTCCGTACGGCATTTCTTCGCACCGGCTTTCTCTCCGGTTCTTTTCAATCTGTGCGTAATAGCAAGCGCCCTGTTTCTCTACAGGGAATTTGAAGTGCCTATAGTTTCTCTCTGCTTCGGGATCCTTGGCGGGGGGGTGCTGCAGCTGCTGCTCCACCTGTTTTATCTTCGCAAAGAAAAGTTCATGTTCGGCTTCGCGAAAACCTTCAATCACCCCGCGGTCAGGAGACTCGCGGTTCTCATGTTCCCTCAGCTTTTCGGAATAGCGGTCTACAACCTGAACATACTCGTAAACACCCAGTACGCGTCCTTTATGTCCGAGGGAACCGTCTCCTACCTTTATTTCGCAGAGAGGATAATAGAGTTTCCCCTCGGGGTGGTGGCCGTTTCTCTGGCGACCGTTACGCTTCCCGCTCTCTCAGGCTACGCTGCGAGGGAGGATTACGGGGGTTTCGGCACAGAGTATCAGCGTTCCCTCAGGCGCATGCTGTTTATAATGGTGCCCGCAATGGTCGGGATAGTAGCTCTGCGGGTACCCCTCTGCAATTTTCTTTACCAGCACGGCCAGTTTGATTACATGGCGGTTATAAATACTTCCCAGGCCATCCTGGGCTACGGACTCGGACTTTTCGCGGTGGGAGGAATTCGAATCACCGTGCCCGCCTTTTTCGCCCTTCAGGACACGAAGACGCCGGTCAAGGTGGCGTTTTTCTGTTTTCTGCTGAACGCGGTCTGCGGGTTCGTTCTGGGGTTTGTCTTCTCGCTTGACCACTTGGGTCTTGCGCTTGCGAGTTCAATCTCCTCGGTGGTGAATTTCGTTCTGCTGGTTGTCTTGTTGAATGGCCGTCTGGGACATTTTCTCTCCCGCGACATCCTCTTCTTTTTGCTCAGGATTCTCGCAATCGCAGTAATCATGGGTTTTGCGGTAAGCGCCGTCGCCGGTTTTTCTACTTGGAGCGAAAGCGGTTTTTCTCTTGACAAGGCGCTGGTTATGGCCGCCTCGGTAGGTTTAGGCGTCATTATTTATTTCCTGCTTGCCAGACTCGTCGGCATAAAGGAAGTGGAGATGTTTTCTTTTCTGAAAAGAGGCTAGCCCCGGGCCTCGACGGCGTCTCGGTTAGTGTTGTCCGCTATACTGCATTGCGGTATTCTTGGTAAAGCGGTGCCGATTCGATTTCTGCTTATATTATTGCTCAGAGGGGATTGAGAAAAGGCATGGCGATTACCGGGATTTGTAAAAATAACAAGGCTTATGGACGAGCTTAAGACTCTGAGCCAGTATGAGCTTGAGGCGCTTAAGGAAAAGTACGAGTATACCTTAAGGATGTTTCCCGATTCCGATTCGCTTCTCGCGCTGGCGGAAGTTCATCTTGCGCTTGGAGAGGTGACCAAGGCGAGACGCACGGTTTCCGATTTTACGGAGAAAAAAGGTGATAGCAGCCGGGCGAGACTCATTCTGGCCAAGGCGCATCTTATGTGCTGGAATGCCGCCGCTGCGGAGGAGGAACTCAAAAAAGCGCTTTCTCTGGACCAGCGGAACACTCAGGCTTCAGACCTGTTGATACATATATACAAAAGCGCAGGTAGAACGGCCGAGGCTTTCAGGGTCGCTCTGTCGCCCGTTCCGGATCCTTGGCGCCGCGGGGAGGATACCGGGAAATCTGAAGAGCCTTCCCCAGAGCCGAAAGAGGAAGGCAAACCGCGGGCCGGAGTTTTCGAGACGGACACGATGCTTAATCTCTACGTATCCCAAGGACTTTACGAAGATGCTCTGGGGATAGTTGAGGTTCTCTGCGAGATCGAACCCGATAATCCGGTTTACAGAAACAAACGAGAAGAGATAATGGTTCTTCTTGGCAAATAGAAACCTCGTTTGGTTTTTCTCAGCCTTTTAATTATCATTACTCCCGGTATTTTGTCCCATGGAAATACTTGTCATCAACGGTCCGAATCTCAACATGCTGGGCAAGAGGGAACCTGAGATTTACGGAAGTCTTACCCTTTCTGAGATTGAATCTTTTCTTTCTTCGAAAACCGACTCCCTAGGCGGAGACGTCGGACTTTCCTTCTTTCAGTCGAATTCAGAAGGGGAGATAGTCACCGCCATACAGGATGCCTACGGGAAGTTCGACGGAATAATCATAAACCCCGGCGCCTATACCCATACAAGCGTGGCCATAAGGGACGCCATACTCTCAACCGGAATGCCTGTTGTGGAAGTTCATATTTCCAACATATACAAAAGGGAGGACTTCAGACAGAAATCGTTTGTCTCGGGAGTATCGCTCGGCGTGGTATCGGGTTTCAGGGCGCACAGTTATTCCCTCGGGCTTTTGGGGCTGGTTGAACACCTGAGGAAAGAAAGCGTCTCTTCCTGAATTTCTCCCCGCGGAATTCTTATGAAGAAAAGAAAATGGGTAGTAGCAAAACCCGCTAAAGGGCCGGTTGAGAGGATTTCGGCAAAGCTCGACATCCTGCCGATAACCGCGGGACTTCTGGTAAATAGGGGAATAAATTCCGCTCAAGACGCCGAGGCGTTTCTTTCCGCATCCCTCTCGGACCTGCCTTCTCCCTTCCTGATGAAAGGCATGGAGGAGGCGGTGGCGCGCCTTTGCAGGTGCGTTTACGAAAAGGAAAAAGTCGCCGTTTACGGAGACTTTGATGTCGACGGAGTCACGGCTACCTCTCTTCTGACGGGTTTTCTGAGAGCCCTAGGCTGCGACGTTACCTACTATATTCCCGACAGGTTCAAAGAGGGTTACGGAGTGAACTCCAAGGCGCTTCGCGATCTTAAGGAGAGGCAGGTAAACCTCGTAATCTCGGTTGACTGCGGAATCACGGCGGTGGATGAAGTGGCGCAGGCGCGCACGCTGGGAATGGATTTCATAGTTACGGATCATCACAACTTCTGTGGCCAGTTGCCCGAGGCTGTCGCCGTTCTCAATCCCCGTCAGGCGGACTGCAGGTACCCGGGAAAAGAGGTTTCGGGCGTCGGAGTAGCGTTTAACCTAGCTCTGGCCCTTAGAAGAACCCTGAGGGAGGAGGGATTCTTCAAGACCGTCGAGGAACCTAACATGGGGGATTTTCTTGATCTTGTTTCGCTTGGGACCGTCTCTGACCGCGTACCGGTGGGGAATGTGAACAGGATCATGCTGAAAGAAGGTCTTAAAAGAATGCGGAGTCCCAAGCGTCTGGGCCTGTGGGCCCTTAAAGAGGTAAGTGGCATAGGAGACGGCATAGAGGTATTCGATCTCGGCTTTCGTCTCGGTCCCAGAATAAATGCGGTGGGGAGGCTTGATTCCGCGGACAAGGCAGTTGAGCTTCTTCTTGCCGACAGCGAAGAGAACGCTTTCTTGCTCGCGGAATTTCTTGACAAACGCAACTCCGAGCGTCGCGGTATTGAAGAAAGAATACTGAGCGACGCGACCCGGATGGTTGAGTCGGTTCCCGAGTACTCAAATAGCAATTCCCTTGTTCTCTCGTCTCGCGAATGGCACAGGGGAGTTGTTGGCATTGTGGCTTCCTCTATTGCTGAATCTTACGGAAAACCCGCTTTTCTCATCTCGGTAGACGAAAACGGCGTGGGCAGAGGAAGCGGGAGATCGTTCGGAGGAATCAACATATTTTCAGTCCTCTCAAAATGCGGGGATCTTCTCGTTGAGTTCGGCGGACACGCCTACGCTGCAGGAGTGACGATTCCTGAGGAGAAGATCGATCTTTTCAGGGGGCGGTTCTCAGAAGAGCTTGAAAAAAGCGGTCAGAAACCTGAAAGCAAGCTTGATATAGACTCAGAAATAAGCCTTGATTTCATAAGCGATACCCTTGTTTCTGAGATTGAAAGCCTCTCGCCTTTCGGAGAGGGAAATCCCGAGCCCCTTTTTCTCTCGAAGGCCGTTTCTGTAGTGAGTCAGAACCTGCTTAAGAATCAGCATGTTATGTTCAGAGCGAGAAAGAACGGTCCTGTATTCAACTGCATCTGGTTTTACGCTTCCCAAAAACGTCTTCCCGAAAAACTGGATTTGGTTTTTTCTCTGCGCTTTAATGTCCGAAACGGGAAAAGGGAACCCCGCCTTTTCGTCCGGGACGCGAGAGAATCGTATAGTGAGCCCGTATAGCTTTTAATAGCCTTGTATTAACAGCAGCTGTCTTGAAGTTTTGCTGATGCTGTATTTGTGTCTGTCTCCCGATTCTGCCGACAACCTGTCAATATCAAGAGACCTGAGCAGTTGAACCGTGATCGGTCTTTTGCTGTCCCAGAAAATAAAAGAGCTGTAAAAGTCGTTCGCGGTATCCGAGTTAAGCAGGTCCGCCAGCCGGTGAGATTCCTCGGGGCTGTCCATGGCGATGAAATTTACGGTGTCATCGAATACAACGGCCTTGCCCTCATGAGGGCCTACGACAAAGAACTCAAGTTTTTTGTAAAGGGCTGCAATGGCCACTTTCCAATTACTGAAGCTGTAATCTCCAACCCCGAAAACGGAGAATCTCGGTTTGTCTCTGTATATTGAGCTCGTTCTCCGGTCCAGAAGTTCGCCGTACTTTTTCAGATATTCCATGGTCTTGGGGGCTGCTTTCGCCAGATATCCTGTTTCCTGACCGATTCTTGTTTGCGGAACCAGCATGAATTTCTCGGGATCTCTTCTGTTCGCCAGACCGGAACCCTTCAGCAAAGGGTAAAGGCACATGTCTTCAAGCTCGTTTATCTCGCCAAGACCGTTTACGTATAAACCGTCCCCTGTTTTTTTGAGTTCCATAACTTTTGAGCAGTCATGCTTGATCCCGGTTCTCCATTTGTAATACTGGCTGTTTTCAATCAGGTGCCTTGTTTTTTCGTAACCGTGAATGTCGGCAACAAGAAAGCCTTCGCGAAGCCCTATTGTCTGAATTGGACTGTCTGCTTCCATATGGCTGTACACCTTGCAGTCCTCGCGTCTTCTGTCGGAGGAAGTCACGGTCAGCAGGCATGCGTCGGCAGAAATCCGGAAATGAAGTTTTGAGTCAATAAGATGCATGGTAGCGACTTCCATTTTTCTCTCGTTTTTCCACGCGTTCAGCAGGACCTTTCTCGCAACCGAAGTTTTACATAACATTGCTACTGTTCCCCGCTTTTTCTGAAGCCATTCAATCATCCGGTCTATCATCCACTCCGATATGTCGAAGTTGCTTTTTCCGGTTAAGGCATCAAGTCCCTTCATTTTTTTGTGGTTGAGTTTTACGGGCAGATTTTCGCTTCCCAACTGGCCAAGCTGCGAGTTGGTGATCCATGGCGGATTTCCTATTACCAGAATGGGTTCCGGCAGATCGCACAGTTCGGATTCCCAGTCCTTGGAGAAAAAATCAGCTGTCTCAATTCTGACCTGAGTGGATGTGCCATAATCCGGGAGCCTGTTTCTCAGCAGCTCAATGTAATTTTCGTCAATATCGCAGGCATATCCCTCCCTTGCTTCGTCAAACACGTTCAGTGCTTCTATAAAAAAAGTGCCTGCTCCGCATGTCGGTTCGATTACGCTTTTTGGCGCCACACTGTTCTTCTTCAGGAATCCGCAGACTTGGCGGGCCAGATCTTCGGGCGTCTGGAAGTCCCCGTGTTCAGCCTTCTTCGTGTTTTTGGTCATTCTCTTCTACTTCGATAAGTTATGTACTCTTTTCGCGTTTCCGGCCGCTTCAATTATGCGGCCGTACTGCAGTCTCCATTGCAGGGCATTTGAGATGGTCAGATAGCCTTGTTCAGGCTTTTTCTTAAGAAGTTCCTCCGCGATTCTGTTTGCCTGTATATCGTCAACGGGCAGAT from Candidatus Dadabacteria bacterium carries:
- the murJ gene encoding murein biosynthesis integral membrane protein MurJ, producing METREDHKDKWGLVSFLTLLSRIVGYLRDVVVAALFGAGFQTDAFYVAFRIPNLLRRLFAEGSLAAIFVPIFSEHLESGDRRGAKDALRSAFTVLFIILVLVVALGIIFSPWLVKLFAYGFDQKTFDLAVYLNRLVFPYVLFISLTALAMGVLNSVRHFFAPAFSPVLFNLCVIASALFLYREFEVPIVSLCFGILGGGVLQLLLHLFYLRKEKFMFGFAKTFNHPAVRRLAVLMFPQLFGIAVYNLNILVNTQYASFMSEGTVSYLYFAERIIEFPLGVVAVSLATVTLPALSGYAAREDYGGFGTEYQRSLRRMLFIMVPAMVGIVALRVPLCNFLYQHGQFDYMAVINTSQAILGYGLGLFAVGGIRITVPAFFALQDTKTPVKVAFFCFLLNAVCGFVLGFVFSLDHLGLALASSISSVVNFVLLVVLLNGRLGHFLSRDILFFLLRILAIAVIMGFAVSAVAGFSTWSESGFSLDKALVMAASVGLGVIIYFLLARLVGIKEVEMFSFLKRG
- a CDS encoding tetratricopeptide repeat protein, translated to MDELKTLSQYELEALKEKYEYTLRMFPDSDSLLALAEVHLALGEVTKARRTVSDFTEKKGDSSRARLILAKAHLMCWNAAAAEEELKKALSLDQRNTQASDLLIHIYKSAGRTAEAFRVALSPVPDPWRRGEDTGKSEEPSPEPKEEGKPRAGVFETDTMLNLYVSQGLYEDALGIVEVLCEIEPDNPVYRNKREEIMVLLGK
- the aroQ gene encoding type II 3-dehydroquinate dehydratase — protein: MEILVINGPNLNMLGKREPEIYGSLTLSEIESFLSSKTDSLGGDVGLSFFQSNSEGEIVTAIQDAYGKFDGIIINPGAYTHTSVAIRDAILSTGMPVVEVHISNIYKREDFRQKSFVSGVSLGVVSGFRAHSYSLGLLGLVEHLRKESVSS
- the recJ gene encoding single-stranded-DNA-specific exonuclease RecJ codes for the protein MKKRKWVVAKPAKGPVERISAKLDILPITAGLLVNRGINSAQDAEAFLSASLSDLPSPFLMKGMEEAVARLCRCVYEKEKVAVYGDFDVDGVTATSLLTGFLRALGCDVTYYIPDRFKEGYGVNSKALRDLKERQVNLVISVDCGITAVDEVAQARTLGMDFIVTDHHNFCGQLPEAVAVLNPRQADCRYPGKEVSGVGVAFNLALALRRTLREEGFFKTVEEPNMGDFLDLVSLGTVSDRVPVGNVNRIMLKEGLKRMRSPKRLGLWALKEVSGIGDGIEVFDLGFRLGPRINAVGRLDSADKAVELLLADSEENAFLLAEFLDKRNSERRGIEERILSDATRMVESVPEYSNSNSLVLSSREWHRGVVGIVASSIAESYGKPAFLISVDENGVGRGSGRSFGGINIFSVLSKCGDLLVEFGGHAYAAGVTIPEEKIDLFRGRFSEELEKSGQKPESKLDIDSEISLDFISDTLVSEIESLSPFGEGNPEPLFLSKAVSVVSQNLLKNQHVMFRARKNGPVFNCIWFYASQKRLPEKLDLVFSLRFNVRNGKREPRLFVRDARESYSEPV
- a CDS encoding N-6 DNA methylase — translated: MTKNTKKAEHGDFQTPEDLARQVCGFLKKNSVAPKSVIEPTCGAGTFFIEALNVFDEAREGYACDIDENYIELLRNRLPDYGTSTQVRIETADFFSKDWESELCDLPEPILVIGNPPWITNSQLGQLGSENLPVKLNHKKMKGLDALTGKSNFDISEWMIDRMIEWLQKKRGTVAMLCKTSVARKVLLNAWKNERKMEVATMHLIDSKLHFRISADACLLTVTSSDRRREDCKVYSHMEADSPIQTIGLREGFLVADIHGYEKTRHLIENSQYYKWRTGIKHDCSKVMELKKTGDGLYVNGLGEINELEDMCLYPLLKGSGLANRRDPEKFMLVPQTRIGQETGYLAKAAPKTMEYLKKYGELLDRRTSSIYRDKPRFSVFGVGDYSFSNWKVAIAALYKKLEFFVVGPHEGKAVVFDDTVNFIAMDSPEESHRLADLLNSDTANDFYSSFIFWDSKRPITVQLLRSLDIDRLSAESGDRHKYSISKTSRQLLLIQGY